The proteins below are encoded in one region of Helianthus annuus cultivar XRQ/B chromosome 2, HanXRQr2.0-SUNRISE, whole genome shotgun sequence:
- the LOC110922783 gene encoding 3-oxoacyl-[acyl-carrier-protein] synthase 3 B, chloroplastic — MANASGFLTQSMRISSSFGLNPSGFCYPEVIPKRVRCSSTSQAIETESRLPRLVSKGCKLVGCGSAVPQLQISNDDLAKIVDTNDEWISARTGIRNRRILTGNESLTGLAAEASLKALEMAQVEPDDVDLILLCTSTPEDLFGGAPQIQKALGCKGNPLAFDITAACSGFVLGLVSASCYIRGGGFKNVLVIGADSLSRYVDWTDRGTCILFGDAAGAVLVQACDSEEDGLFGFDLHSDGDGNRHLNAGIKENESNHELGTNGSALGFPPNSSSFSCIKMNGTEVFRFAVSVVPQTIEASLAKAGLDRSDIDWLLLHQANKRIIDGVATRLEVPKDRVISNLANYGNTSAASIPLALDEAVRSGKVKQGETIATAGFGAGLTWGSAILRWG; from the exons ATGGCGaatgcatctgggtttctcactcAAAGCATGAggatttcttcttcttttggcTTAAATCCTTCTGGGTTTTGTTACCCTGAGGTTATCCCCAAAAGGGTTCGCTGCTCCAGCACCTCTCAAGCTATTGAGACTGAATCTCGGCTCCCCAG GCTTGTAAGCAAGGGATGCAAACTAGTTGGGTGTGGGTCAGCCGTACCTCAACTCCAGATTTCTAATGATGATCTTGCTAAAATCGTTGATACCAATGATGAATGGATATCTGCGCGAACTGGAATTCGCAATCGACGGATTCTTACAG GAAACGAAAGTTTGACCGGTCTGGCTGCAGAGGCATCTCTAAAAGCACTTGAAATGGCACAAGTAGAACCGGATGACGTGGATCTTATCTTGTTGTGCACATCGACTCCAGAAGATCTATTTGGTGGTGCTCCCCAG ATTCAAAAAGCACTTGGATGTAAAGGAAATCCACTCGCTTTTGACATTACGGCTGCTTGTAGCGGGTTTGTATTGGGCCTTGTATCTGCTTCATGTTATATTCGAG GGGGTGGTTTCAAGAATGTACTTGTGATTGGAGCCGATTCACTCTCTCGTTATGTTGACTGGACTGATAGAGGGACGTGCATTCTCTTTGGAGATGCTGCTGGTGCTGTTCTGGTCCAG GCGTGTGACAGCGAAGAGGACGGTTTATTTGGTTTTGACTTGCACAGTGATGGTGACGGCAACAG GCACCTAAATGCTGGAATCAAAGAAAACGAAAGTAATCATGAATTGGGTACAAATGGTTCGGCCCTAGGGTTCCCCCCAAACAGCTCGTCTTTTTCATGTATAAAAATGAATGGAACAGAAGTCTTTCGGTTTGCTGTTAGCGTTGTGCCACAGACCATTGAGGCATCGCTAGCAAAGGCTGGTCTTGACCGTTCAGATATCGACTGGCTACTGCTCCATCAG GCGAACAAGAGGATCATCGATGGAGTAGCAACAAGACTAGAAGTTCCAAAGGATAGGGTAATATCAAATCTGGCCAACTATGGCAACACGAGTGCAGCTTCTATACCGTTGGCGTTAGATGAAGCGGTTAGAAGCGGGAAAGTGAAACAAGGTGAAACCATAGCAACTGCGGGGTTTGGTGCGGGTCTTACATGGGGTTCTGCTATCCTGAGATGGGGTTAG
- the LOC110922776 gene encoding probable xyloglucan galactosyltransferase GT19: protein MPPPTPPPHTTVFLLLFFLFLSTTIQQSDLDSDCTNRWIHIRQLPSLFNLDILTNCSETHHPFATNFCPFLTNHGLGPKTHNQSHSWFRTDTNLLELFFHRRMLEYPCLTSDPNAADAIYLPYYASLDSLRYLYGPYYNSSSQHGLHLYNFLKEESPEIWGRRQGHDHFLVIAGTAWDFSQPLGNDPPLWGSSFLELPEFYNVTTLTLESRAYPWQEQSIPYVTSFHPPNLALFNSWIKRVTRSKRTTLMLFSGGSAISSTPNIRRSIRLECDNSSKTENTTQNSNPYSKQCEFIDCSNGICEHDPIKIMKPMLHSSFCLQPPGETPTRRSTFDSILAGCIPVFFEELSAKRQYGWHLAEDEYDEFSVMIPKEDVVFKGVSVMEVLNGIPMSEVRRKREKVIEMISRIIYRKHGSSLGLRTKKDAIDIAIEGTLQRIKARLEAEGLTDQ, encoded by the exons ATGCCACCACCGACACCTCCACCGCACACCACCGTCTTCCtcctcctcttcttcctcttcctcagCACAACCATCCAACAATCCGATCTAGACTCCGACTGCACCAACCGCTGGATCCACATCCGCCAGCTCCCCTCCCTCTTCAACCTCGACATCCTCACCAACTGCTCCGAAACCCACCACCCATTCGCCACCAACTTCTGCCCCTTTCTCACTAACCACGGCCTGGGCCCCAAAACCCACAACCAATCCCACTCATGGTTCCGTACGGACACCAACCTCCTAGAACTCTTCTTCCACCGCCGCATGCTCGAATACCCTTGTCTCACTTCCGATCCTAACGCTGCGGATGCCATCTATCTCCCGTATTATGCTTCTCTTGACTCGCTTCGGTACCTATACGGCCCGTATTATAATTCTTCGTCCCAACACGGCCTTCATTTATACAATTTTTTGAAAGAAGAGTCGCCAGAGATTTGGGGGAGGAGACAGGGGCATGATCATTTTCTTGTCATTGCTGGGACTGCTTGGGATTTTAGTCAGCCGTTAG gTAACGATCCGCCGTTATGGGGCAGTTCGTTTCTCGAATTACCGGAGTTTTACAACGTGACAACCCTAACCCTAGAATCAAGAGCATACCCTTGGCAAGAACAATCAATCCCATACGTCACATCATTCCACCCTCCAAATTTAGCACTCTTTAACTCATGGATCAAAAGAGTTACTCGATCCAAAAGAACAACCCTAATGTTATTCTCCGGCGGCAGCGCGATCTCCTCCACCCCCAACATTCGCCGGAGCATCAGGTTAGAATGCGACAACAGCTCAAAAACCGAAAACACAACTCAAAACTCAAACCCATATTCCAAACAATGCGAGTTCATCGACTGTTCAAACGGGATTTGCGAGCACGATCCGATCAAGATCATGAAACCGATGCTGCATTCGAGTTTCTGCCTGCAGCCTCCGGGAGAAACCCCGACACGTCGGTCGACATTCGACAGCATTCTAGCGGGGTGCATACCGGTGTTTTTCGAAGAACTATCGGCGAAGAGGCAGTACGGGTGGCATCTGGCGGAAGACGAATACGATGAGTTCTCGGTGATGATTCCGAAGGAAGATGTGGTGTTTAAAGGGGTGAGTGTGATGGAGGTTTTGAATGGGATTCCAATGAGTGAAGTGAGGAGAAAGAGGGAAAAAGTGATTGAAATGATATCAAGAATTATTTACAGAAAGCATGGGAGTTCATTGGGTTTGAGGACAAAGAAAGATGCAATTGATATAGCCATTGAAGGTACACTTCAAAGGATTAAAGCTAGACTTGAAGCTGAAGGTCTTACTGATCAGTGA